A portion of the Malassezia japonica chromosome 3, complete sequence genome contains these proteins:
- the VPS13 gene encoding Vacuolar protein sorting-associated protein 13 (BUSCO:EOG09260075; antiSMASH:Cluster_1; EggNog:ENOG503NVAS; COG:U): protein MLEGVLATVLNTFLSAYVDNLNTSQLNVGIWSGDVKLKNLRLKRTALDKFRLPVDVKEGYLGQLTLYIPWSNLKGKPVRVLVENVSLLAAPRVTSVEVDEEEEEERAQALKQAKLQEAELLAQGLPNKGDDKQAESFISSLVTKIVDNVQITVRNIHVRYEDSISNPQFPFSIGLTLAELSAVSTDENWEPTFVTNSAFGIHKLARLDSLSMYWNTDTQFLSTSNPEELQEKLNALIPTKDQVPEHQYILEPVSGAGKLIMRRNATKDQPAMDAQLAFDQIGFTLDDEQYRDGLCVVDLFHFYTRQAQYRSFRPTAAEIEKNKPQALFKFAARAIANEVHQKRRVWTWDYFKERRDARQEYIKLFKEVEERKAAAKSNQAPSEASNALKLLENKLEYRDIRLYRSIARREMRKERAQKEAEKAPAKDQLAESGEAQAQPAPSRGWFGWIWGSSGENTNKEADQGTTLNTEQRKELYDAIEWDETTGTSLLMQLDDLPPEAVKMHVTAKLNRGFLQLRDHTTKHNILSLIFDTLQGEVNQRANNFDVSASLGALCVMDGTSAHSKYPQIVHVKGEDEGELSSTELTDQMQKESDPSNPFFFIQFEHNPLDGRADNALKLTMRSMEIIYHRSYVESVMRFFKPPDSELELIGALLDVASETLEGIRKETRIGLENALENHKTVDVSLDVQAPIIVLPEDVTTRDSQHVVLDAGHVAVRSLLADPQALNAIRAKHSRQYTDEDYRQLEDMMYDRYFIKLESAQLVLGGDYDASMKSIQGEKHTDLHLLERINLSFTLHSSILPRAPNLTKCKLTGNLPNLNIHFSDRKYQTLMRVIDVSIPHFDDAGTKTTAAPAPHSDNTPFDLVQARRERFAKQLRGEEDAAVLDEYGSSESDTSSVSGDVGDQFHESEVRSPDKLGAQQKTFEFALIVDKVQGTISKSSLDPAQPDQLLVEAVFQHFRLGVSVLPYQLQVDVNLGSLDLVDKIVKQAPMFQHMITSRSLESITGKGPATEGVDAHDLVSVRYVQVSKESPDYLEEYDGIDQSILVDLSTINLMLTRVTVLAVYDWIMLTFVPKNKEESPESKAVVTHEPEAKTEDAQHKLRIKVKLSSIQLRLNDDGSLLSTLTLSTADIAILLRQNSMRVATRLGSLSLKDEQERVRASPEFANLLSIEGEELADFALETFDENDPKYPGYDTSLWLRCGAVKVVFVSEAVRDLLSFFSRFAQMKAVYDAASSAASAQASQLQASQSKVKYDMLVKSPIVLLPMDVGKLDMLTAHLGELYVHNAFSKVDRRLQMSLEAGLREIRLDSRIVTEGKSNDLRMLDDVHIDVNVTQSDPLPAGKSEEKADTAKSSAHKDVPKSSSPKAKSSDAKDSSEPPALHKDSDADSSSDEEELPEPTSETDRSLRHLQFAASMSDINLTLTQPQYALAFGLLRAAPGAFNLPSDEQELPEGAAPLMLTGPEEKATAAQVQAAAQPTPAPGVPTLVHGHFSVHNVNLDLFDETATTTESLEKSKLFRFTLSETLLKMHQHPTTGLEAELSLQTFSATDTRPSRETHFREVIPAISHDGKQFILNYTVSPNNDALAIVTLDSPKFIFSLSPLFALIQFVTSGMESESSGDGDSGKSATVAPSGMTRRSSRAPSPPAAEEAPSSSLAFRVNIVEPRIILLSSPERADSEAIVLLVRQVVISKQTVLVLSVTQLGIFVWRMNAPKDRQRLLNNVDVSLSMDSRITASGPITSIEVEVEPLLVRLTRSDIMLISSVASNAIALSAQSNDESAPKTVQTAGATHASTITQDVSTEPASDEPEAEVETDANAQLLATREELVVHIAGVQVMLISEAHMLPILDLRLNACDVNIIDWSADLRVHSTWNLWLNNFNLSSSYWEPLLEPWVLDIRYEKHTAPPSSTFTLSSERRLEVNVAATMVETTNNMLQLLDKDNNLREDVRHMAPFRIRNRTGYKLSVWSEQDASAPATRAGAHRIDDGREIPWVFGDWKSLRENPLEVSYNRLGVHIDDMPWERVRHVNVDREGEFIMTLRPKLNKVSHRLLCDVTLENNVKIITFRSTFRVDNRALIPIEIGVVNEDGEVGETILRIAPGTDNALPICEAYYSKVRIRPDPGFGYNWSTHAIGWQELMYSSTHKFECPAMTKGEAPFLFQGFAIRDLKSASQRNYPKLTLALRAPVEVENLLPFDVQYRLFDKNLNHNWSSFLRKGGVSPVHVVQLEHLLLLSIELENSPYSPSEFAIIASDNPDDFQVEHVLSLADKSNLKLDLRLHYHTFPESGGAFKVQIYAPYIFLNQSQLPVAIKARPWAGHTRQIAGQEVGKGDEPTGPAVCKPFLLSRFQERRNRFVVRVGDSVWSKPLSFDVIGSEVEVTIQSSNGDREAHFGLNVEDGLGKFKLSKVIKLTPRYMVHNYLSEPIQLAESVGGEHFEVAPGKLLPLHWLHVNSTKHAKFKYADKEAAWTAPFSIDNIGNVFLRAARPGSPQHLILVEVQMNGPVIFIQVRLATGPWPFLLRNETEHTVTFMQSSVAGDNARSRRAVERDEGPDASLKRYVLKPRSKMKYAWDYPADPDKYIRLVINGRERVINILEIGSLLPFRFPSAEGSSTSVVSLDVRADGEAQTLVISDYSESQSNFKLTQNAARNDNRDAGFEAVDVDTTIVFAFKIQLAGVGVSLISSKVVEIAYCTFRGLELTYSESQVTTAVNVICKWIQIDNQMYGSIFPIVLYPTVVPKDGKELDVHPTLQASVIRLKDETHGVQHIKYASVLLQELTTELDENFLFAVYDFVRFSSSISARSSDETEYIEHADDIPEPTDAVVRQDEIYIEILHLQPIALNLSFMATDRVDVDDTESSRTLFLFIFNALTMALGNVNEAPVRLNALVIENVRVSMSVLQQRVAYHYGQEFLFQVHRILGSADFLGNPVGLFNNVSSGVADIFYEPYYGLVMHGNRELGFGIARGASNFVKKTVFGVSDSVSKLTGSISKGLAAVTMDREFQNRWRVTHMRNKPRHALYGITTGANSLFTSVTSGIEGLALRPLEGAEQNGASGFVQGIGRGLVGAITKPAAGFFDMASNVTEGLRNTTLVFEQNDIDRVRLPRYIAGDRIIRPYSEREALGQMWLYNLDQGRVMQDHYIAHVDTPGPAGGSTIMLTEHRILYIRTAKLKVLWEVVWPDLSTISLESSGISLVLRGGVMGPFLPISEASTRLWLFKQISGVVQKYNTAHA, encoded by the exons ATGTTGGAGGGCGTGCTGGCTACGGTCTTGAATACCTTTTTGTCCGCCTATGTGGACAATCTGAATACCAGCCAACTCAATGTCGGGATCTGGAGCGGTGATGTAAAGCTCAAGAATCTTCGACTGAAGCGCACAGCGCTGGACAAATTCCGCCTCCCGGTCGACGTGAAGGAGGGCTACTTGGGCCAGCTCACGCTGTATATCCCATGGTCCAATCTCAAAGGAAAGCCGGTACGCGTCCTTGTCGAGAACGTGTCGctgctcgctgcgccgcgcgtgaCGAGTGTTGAGGTCGAtgaggaggaggaagaggagcgcgcgcaagcCCTGAAGCAGGCCAAGCTTCAGGAGGCCGAGTTACTCGCCCAGGGCCTGCCCAACAAAGGCGACGACAAGCAGGCCGAGTCGTTCATTTCTTCGCTCGTTACCAAGATCGTGGACAACGTGCAGATTACAGTGCGCAATATCCATGTGCGCTACGAGGACTCGATCTCGAATCCCCAGTTCCCTTTCTCGATCGGTCTCACGCTTGCCGAACTCTCGGCGGTGTCCACCGACGAGAACTGGGAGCCGACCTTTGTGACGAACAGCGCTTTTGGGATTCATAAGCTCGCACGGCTCGACTCGCTGTCGATGTACTGGAACACGGATACGCAGTTCCTCTCGACGAGCAATCCagaggagctgcaggagAAGCTCAATGCTCTGATTCCGACCAAGGACCAGGTGCCGGAGCACCAGTACATCCTCGAGCCAGTGTCGGGTGCAGGCAAGCTCATCATGCGCCGCAATGCGACCAAGGATCAGCCTGCGATGGACGCCCAGCTCGCGTTCGACCAGATCGGTttcacgctcgacgacgaacAGTACAGGGATGGCCTATGCGTCGTGGACCTCTTTCATTTCTAcacgcgccaggcgcagTACCGCAGTTTCCGCCCAACGGCTGCCGAGATTGAGAAGAACAAGCCCCAGGCGCTATTCAAGtttgccgcgcgcgcgattGCCAACGAGGTGCATCAGAAGCGCCGCGTATGGACATGGGACTACTTCaaggagcgtcgcgacgctcgccaagaGTATATCAAGCTGTTCAAGGAAGTCGAGGAGCGAAAGGCGGCTGCCAAGTCCAACCAAGCGCCGTCCGAGGCATCAAATGCGCtcaagctcctcgagaaCAAACTCGAGTACCGCGACATCCGCCTTTACCGCTCcattgcgcgccgcgagatgCGCAAGGAACGCGCGCAGAAGGAGGCGGAAAAAGCGCCCGCCAAggaccagctcgccgaATCAGGCGAGGCACaggcgcagccggcgccgtcgcgcggctgGTTCGGCTGGATTTGGGGCTCCAGCGGCGAAAATACAAACAAGGAAGCGGACCAAGGCACGACGCTCAACACCGAGCAGCGGAAAGAGCTGTACGATGCTATTGAATGGGACGAGACGACGGGTACCTCGCTCTTGatgcagctcgacgatctGCCGCCGGAAGCTGTGAAAATGCACGTCACTGCGAAGCTGAATCGCGGCTTTCTCCAGCTGCGTGACCACACGACAAAGCACAACATCTTGTCGCTCATCTTTGACACGCTCCAGGGCGAGGTAAACCAGCGGGCGAACAACTTTGACGtctcggcctcgctcgGAGCACTCTGCGTCATGGACGGCACTTCGGCGCACTCCAAGTACCCCCAGATCGTGCATGTCAagggcgaggacgaagGCGAGCTCAGCTCGACGGAGCTCACAGACCAGATGCAAAAGGAGAGCGATCCCTCGAATCCCTTCTTTTTCATTCAGTTTGAGCACAAcccgctcgacggccgtgCGGACAATGCACTGAAACtcacgatgcgctcgatgGAGATCATCTATCACCGCTCGTACGTTGAGTCAGTGATGCGCTTCTTCAAGCCGCCCGAcagcgagctcgagctgattggcgcgctgctcgacgtggcgagcgagacgctcgaagGGATTCGGAAGGAGACGCGTATCGGTCTGGAGAATGCCCTCGAGAACCACAAGACGGTCGACGTCTCGCTGGATGTCCAGGCGCCGATCATTGTCTTGCCGGAAGACGTCACGACGCGCGACTCGCAGCATGTCGTCTTGGATGCCGGCCACGTTGCTGTCCGTTCGCTCCTGGCCGATCCGCAGGCTCTGAATGCGATCCGTGCCAAGCACAGCCGGCAGTACACCGACGAGGACTATCGTCAGCTCGAGGATATGATGTACGACCGGTACTTTATCAAGCTTGAgtcggcgcagctcgtcctggGCGGCGACTACGACGCGAGTATGAAGAGCATCCAGGGCGAAAAGCACACCGATCTGCACCTTTTGGAGCGCATCAACCTCTCCTTTACGCTGCACAGCTCTATTCTGCCCCGCGCGCCGAACCTGACCAAGTGCAAGCTCACAGGTAACCTCCCGAACCTCAACATCCACTTCTCGGACCGCAAGTATCAGACGCTCATGCGGGTGATCGATGTCAGCATTCCGCACTTCGACGATGCAGGCACGAAGACAACCGCCGCACCGGCACCCCACAGTGATAACACGCCGTTTGACCTTGTGCAAGCGCGCCGTGAGCGCTTTGCCAAGCAGCTGCGTGGCGAAGAAGATGCGGCAGTCCTTGACGAGTACGGCAGCAGCGAGAGTGATACAAGCTCAGTGAGCGGAGACGTCGGCGATCAGTTCCACGAGTCGGAGGTGCGGTCGCCCGacaagctcggcgcgcagcaaAAGACATTCGAGTTCGCGCTGATTGTCGACAAGGTGCAAGGCACGATCAGCAAATCGTCGCTCGATCCCGCGCAGCCCGACCAGCTCTTGGTAGAGGCCGTCTTCCAGCActtccgcctcggcgtgtcgGTGCTGCCGTACCAGCTTCAGGTGGATGTCAACCTCGGGTCGCTAGATCTTGTCGACAAGATCGTGAAGCAGGCGCCCATGTTCCAACACATGATCACGTCGCGCTCTCTTGAGTCGATTACCGGCAAAGGGCCCGCGACCGAGGGTGTCGATGCACACGATCTCGTCTCGGTACGCTACGTGCAGGTTTCGAAAGAGTCGCCCGACTACCTCGAGGAGTACGACGGTATTGACCAGTCGATCCTCGTCGATCTCTCGACCATCAACCTCATGCTCACGCGCGTCACAGTGCTTGCCGTGTACGACTGGATCATGCTTACCTTTGTGCCGAAAAACAAGGAAGAGTCGCCCGAGAGCAAGGCGGTCGTCACgcacgagcccgaggcTAAGACCGAGGATGCACAGCACAAGCTGCGCATCAAAGTCAAGCTGTCATCTATTCAGCTGCGCCTGAACGACGACGGCTCGCTGCTCAGCACGCTGACACTGTCGACGGCGGATATTGCGATCCTCCTCCGCCAAAACTCGATGCGtgtcgcgacgcgcctcggctcCCTCTCGCTCAAggacgagcaggagcgtgTGCGTGCGAGCCCCGAGTTTGCGAATCTGTTATCgatcgagggcgaggagctcgccgactttGCGCTCGAAACGTTTGACGAGAATGACCCCAAGTACCCCGGCTACGACACCTCGCTCTGGCTGCGCTGTGGCGCGGTCAAGGTCGTGTTTGTGAGCGAAGCGGTGCGTGATCTGCTGTCCTTCTTTAGCCGGTTTGCACAGATGAAGGCCGTCTACGATGCCGCATCGTCTGCCGCATCGGCACAGGCGtcgcagctgcaggcgtCGCAGAGCAAGGTCAAGTACGACATGCTCGTCAAGAGTCCGATCGTCCTGCTGCCGATGGACGTCGGCAAGCTTGATATGCTAACGGCGCATCTCGGTGAGCTGTACGTGCACAACGCATTTTCGAAGGTCGACCGTCGCCTGCAGATGTCGCTCGAGGCAGGCCTGCGCGAAATCCGCCTCGACTCACGCATCGTCACCGAAGGGAAGAGCAACGACTTGCGCATGCTTGACGATGTCCACATCGATGTGAACGTCACGCAGTCCGACCCGCTCCCCGCGGGCAAGAGCGAGGAGAAAGCAGACACGGCCAAGTCTAGTGCACACAAGGACGTGCCCAAGTCCAGTTCGCCCAAGGCCAAGTCGAGTGATGCGAAGGACTCTTCCGAGCCACCTGCACTGCACAAGGACTCGGACGCAGACTCCTCGTCCGACGAAGAAGAGCTGCCGGAGCCGACGTCGGAGACGGaccgctcgctgcgccaccTGCAGTTCGCCGCGTCAATGTCCGACATCAACTTGAcgctgacgcagccgcAGTACGCGCTGGCGTTTGgtctgctgcgcgcggcgccgggtGCCTTTAACCTCCCcagcgacgagcaggagctgccggaaggcgctgcgccgctcatGCTGACTGGCCCCGAGGAGAAGGCCACTGCCGCCCAGGTccaagcggcggcgcagcctacgcctgcgcccggcgtgccgacgctGGTACACGGCCACTTTTCCGTGCACAATGTCAACTTGGACCTCTTTGACGagacggcgacgaccaccgagtcgctcgagaAGAGCAAGCTTTTCCGCTTCACGCTGAGCGAGACGTTGCTCAAGATGCACCAGCACCCCACGACCGGCCTGGAGGCCGAACTGAGTCTACAGACGTTCTCTGCGACCGATACGCGCCCCAGCCGTGAGACGCACTTCCGCGAGGTCATCCCTGCGATCTCGCACGACGGCAAGCAGTTCATCCTGAACTACACCGTGTCGCCGAACAACGATGCCCTGGCGATCGTGACGCTCGACAGCCCCAAGTTCATCTTTTCGCTGAGCCCTCTCTTTGCCTTGATCCAGTTTGTGACGAGTGGCATGGagagcgagtcgagcggcgacggcgacagCGGCAAGAGTGCCACGGTTGCGCCGTCTGGAATGACAcgtcgcagctcgcgcgcaccgtcgccgcctgcggctgaagaggcgccgagcagctcgttgGCATTCCGTGTGAACATTGTCGAGCCTCGCATCATCCTGCTCTCGTCGCCAGAGCGTGCTGACTCGGAGGCGATTGTGCTGCTGGTGCGCCAGGTTGTCATCTCGAAGCAGACCGTGCTCGTCCTTTCCGTGACGCAGCTTGGCATCTTTGTCTGGCGCATGAATGCGCCGAAAGACCGTCAGCGTCTGCTGAACAATGTCGACGTGTCGCTCTCGATGGACTCGCGCATCACTGCTTCGGGCCCCATTACGAGCAtcgaggtcgaggtcgagccgCTGCTTGTGCGCCTCACGCGCTCGGATATTATGCTGATCTCGAGCGTGGCCTCGAACGCGATTGCACTCTCGGCACAGTCGAACGATGAGTCGGCGCCCAAGACGGTGCAAACCGCGGGCGCTACGCACGCCTCGACAATCACGCAAGACGTATCGACGGAGCCTGCCTCGGACGAGCCGGAAGCGGAGGTTGAGACGGATGCGAatgcgcagctgcttgcGACGCGTGAAGAACTCGTCGTGCACATTGCCGGCGTGCAAGTCATGCTGATCAGCGAAGCGCACATGCTCCCGATCCTTGACCTGCGTCTGAACGCGTGTGACGTCAACATTATCGATTGGTCGGCCGATCTGCGCGTTCACTCGACGTGGAACCTGTGGCTGAACAACTTCAATCTTTCGTCGTCGTACTGGGAGCCACTGCTCGAGCCATGGGTGCTGGATATCCGCTACGAGAAGCACACGGCGCCCCCCAGCTCGACCTTTACGCTCTCgtcggagcgccgcctAGAGGTGAATGTTGCTGCAACGATGGTCGAAACGACCAACAACatgctgcagctcctcgacaaggACAACAACCTCCGCGAGGACGTGCGGCACATGGCGCCTTTCCGCATCCGCAACCGCACCGGCTACAAGCTGAGCGTCTGGTCGGAGCAGGACGCCTCTGCGCCGGCCACccgtgccggtgcgcatcgcatcgacgacggccgcgaAATTCCGTGGGTCTTCGGCGACTGGAAGTCGCTGCGTGAAAACCCGCTGGAAGTGTCGTACaaccgcctcggcgtgcacaTTGATGACATGCCCTgggagcgcgtgcgccatgTAAACGTCGACCGTGAAGGCGAGTTTATCATGACGCTGCGTCCCAAGCTGAACAAGGTGAGCCACCGCCTGCTGTGCGACGTGACGCTGGAGAACAACGTCAAGATCATCACCTTCCGCTCGACCTTCCGCGTGGACAATCGCGCGCTGATCCCCATCGAAATCGGTGTCGTGAACGAGGATGGCGAGGTGGGCGAGACGATTCTCCGCATTGCGCCCGGCACGGACAATGCGCTGCCGATCTGCGAGGCGTACTACTCCAAGGTGCGCATCCGCCCAGACCCCGGCTTTGGCTACAACTGGTCGACGCACGCGATCGGTTGGCAGGAGCTCATGTACTCCTCGACGCACAAGTTCGAGTGCCCGGCGATGACcaagggcgaggcgccctTCCTCTTCCAAGGCTTTGCGATTCGCGACTTGAAGAGTGCGTCGCAGCGCAACTACCCCAAGTtgacgctcgcgctgcgtgcccCGGTCGAAGTCGAGAATCTGCTGCCGTTCGACGTGCAGTACCGCCTCTTTGACAAGAACCTCAACCACAACTGGTCGAGCTTCTTGCGCAAGGGTGGCGTGTCGCCCGTGCATGtcgtccagctcgagcatctcTTGTTGCTGAGCATCGAGCTTGAAAACTCGCCGTACTCCCCCAGCGAGTTTGCAATCATTGCGTCGGACAACCCCGACGACTTCCAGGTGGAGCATGTCTTGTCGCTGGCGGACAAGTCGAACCTCAAACTCGACTTGCGGCTGCACTACCACACCTTCCCCGAGTCGGGTGGTGCATTCAAGGTGCAGATCTACGCGCCGTACATCTTCCTCAACCAGAGTCAGCTGCCGGTGGCGATCAAGGCACGCCCTTGGGCGGGCCACACCCGTCAGATCGCCGGTCAGGAGGTCGGCAAAggcgacgagccgacgGGCCCTGCCGTCTGCAAGCCCTTCCTCCTGTCGCGCTTCCAAGAGCGCCGCAACCGCTTCGTGGTGCGCGTTGGCGACTCGGTGTGGTCGAAGCCGCTGTCGTTTGACGTGATCGGTTCGGAAGTCGAAGTGACCATCCAGTCGTCCAACGGCGACCGCGAAGCGCACTTTGGTCTCAATGTCGAGGACGGTCTGGGCAAGTTCAAGCTGTCCAAGGTGATCAAGCTCACGCCGCGTTACATGGTGCACAACTATCTCTCTGAGCCCatccagctcgccgagtcgGTCGGTGGCGAGCACTTTGAGGTCGCGCCCGGCAAGCTGCTGCCCCTTCACTGGCTGCATGTGAACTCGACCAAGCATGCCAAGTTCAAGTACGCCGACAAGGAGGCCGCGTGGACCGCGCCGTTCAGCATCGACAACATTGGCAATGTCTTTTtgcgtgctgcgcgtccCGGTTCGCCACAGCACCTGATCCTTGTGGAAGTGCAGATGAACGGACCGGTGATCTTTATCCAGGTGCGTCTCGCTACCGGCCCGTGGCCATtcctgctgcgcaacgAAACCGAACACACGGTGACGTTTATGCAGAGCTCGGTGGCCGGCGACAatgcgcgctcgcgccgcgcggtcgagcgcgacgaagGCCCCGATGCCTCGCTGAAGCGCTACGTGCTCAAGCCGCGCAGCAAGATGAAGTACGCCTGGGACTACCCTGCGGACCCCGACAAGTACATACGCCTTGTGATCaacggccgcgagcgtgtgATCAACATCCTCGAGATCGGTTCGCTGCTTCCCTTCCGCTTCCCCAGTGCCGAAggcagcagcacgagcgtTGTCTCGCTCGATGTGCGTGCGGATGGCGAGGCGCAAACGCTCGTCATCTCCGACTATTCCGAGTCGCAGAGCAACTTTAAGCTCACGCAGAATGCCGCGCGCAACGACAACCGTGACGCTGGCTTTGAGGCGGTGGATGTTGACACGACCATTGTCTTTGCATTCAAGATCCAGCTTGCTGGTGTTGGTGTGTCGCTCATCTCGAGCAAGGTGGTGGAGATTGCGTACTGTACCTTCCGTGGCCTTGAGCTGACCTACTCTGAGTCGCAAGTGACCACAGCAGTGAATGTGATCTGCAAGTGGATCCAGATCGACAACCAGATGTACGGCAGCATCTTCCCGATTGTGCTCTACCCCACGGTCGTGCCCAAGGATGGCAAagagctcgacgtgcaccCCACGCTGCAAGCCAGTGTGATCCGTCTGAAAGACGAGACGCACGGTGTGCAGCACATCAAGTACGCCTCGGTCCTCCTTCAGGAGCTTACGACGGAGCTCGACGAAAACTTCCTGTTTGCCGTGTACGACTTTGTGCGTTTCAGCAGCTCTATTTctgcgcgcagctcggacGAGACCGAGTAcatcgagcacgccgacgacatCCCCGAGCCGACAGACGCGGTGGTGCGCCAGGACGAGATCTACATTGAGATTTTGCATTTGCAGCCCATCGCGTTGAACTTGTCGTTTATGGCCACGGACCGTGTGGACGTGGACGACACGGAGAGTTCGCGTACGCTCTTCCTCTTCATCTTCAATGCGTTGACGATGGCGCTTGGCAATGTGAACGAGGCGCCTGTGCGCCTCAATGCGCTCGTCATTGAAAACGTGCGTGTTTCCATGTcggtgctgcagcagcgcgttGCGTACCACTACGGCCAAGAGTTCCTCTTCCAAGTGCACCGTATCCTTGGCTCTGCCGACTTCCTCGGCAACCCTGTCGGTCTCTTTAACAATGTGAGCTCCGGCGTGGCGGACATCTTCTACGAGCCCTACTATGGTCTTGTGATGCACGGCAACCGCGAGTTGGGCTTCGGCATTGCGCGTGGTGCGAGTAATTTTGTGAAGAAGACCGTCTTTGGTGTGAGCGACAGTGTGTCGAAGCTCACTGGCTCCATCTCCAAAGGTCTCGCCGCCGTGACGATGGACCGCGAGTTCCAGAACCGCTGGCGCGTGACGCACATGCGCAACAAGCCGCGCCATGCTCTGTACGGCATCACGACCGGTGCGAACTCGCTCTTTACGAGTGTCACGAGCGGTATCGAgggccttgcgctgcgtccCCTCGAAGGCGCAGAACAGAATGGCGCATCCGGCTTTGTGCAGGGCATTGGCCGTGGCTTGGTCGGTGCGATCACCAAGCCCGCTGCCGGTTTCTTTGACATGGCGAGCAATGTGACCGAGGGTCTGCGAAACACGACGCTGGTCTTTGAGCAGAACGACATTGACCGCGTGCGTCTCCCCCGCTACATTGCCGGCGACCGCATTATCCGGCCCTAttccgagcgcgaggcgctcggccagaTGTGGCTGTACAATCTGGACCAGGGCCGCGTGATGCAGGACCATTATATTGCACACGTTGATACCCCCGGCCCCGCCGGTGGATCGACGATCATGCTCACCGAGCACCGTATTCTCTACATTCGCACGGCCAAGCTGAAAGTGCTGTGGGAGGTCGTTTGGCCCGACCTTTCTACGATTTC ACTCGAAAGCAGTGGCATTTCGCTCGTGCTCCGTGGCGGTGTCATGGGCCCTTTCCTTCCTATTTCGGAAGCGAGTACGCGCCTGTGGCTCTTTAAGCAAATCTCGGGCGTGGTCCAAAAGTACAATACCGCCCACGCGTAG
- the HAP2 gene encoding Transcriptional activator (antiSMASH:Cluster_1; BUSCO:EOG09263KEE; EggNog:ENOG503P578; COG:K), with translation MYYPQNAHTFYPGHHPQPGSPPARGPQGGEGGPYPNGNLVPYLNQHSGDAGDMGASAPQLDAFYIQQPPGSFAVPLDVPDVNAYGHPPGALPPGIPMRGPPNMANWGAPSRQSPASAGPHDGPHDEAEMLHGAHGYPPALGDAQARNMAQPMYGRGNEAHRQMLMEQEAAARGARGAPLPKRRRTSPMPFGESNADLLSRFRGAPQGVRGGPGAPPNARMGRRDVDGAHDPSGLSELLPGAEEGGAPSGDLASWILGPDEQQRNAHFAMPDAAAYYRQNSMGQPQGIRLDMPGLAQGNQAMDPSKGLTPLRSHAPNSDDEPLYVNAKQYQRILKRRVARARMEEKRRQMWLIALKQREGQKNGGNADLSEEWVSGLLALDEEAKKPYLHESRHKHAMRRPRGPGGRFLTTEEIRKRDDEEAARKAQEEAAAPSADAPADETS, from the exons ATGTACTATCCCCAG AACGCACACACCTTCTACCCAGGTCACCATCCGCAGCCTGGGTCGCCTCCGGCTCGCGGTCCACAGGGGGGAGAGGGTGGCCCCTACCCTAATGGTAACCTTGTACCCTATCTTAACCAGCACTcgggcgacgcaggcgatATGGGCGCCAGTGCCCCGCAGCTGGATGCGTTCTATATTCAGCAGCCGCCAGGCTCCTttgccgtgccgctcgacgtgccTGACGTGAACGCATACGGGCATCCGCCGGGCGCATTGCCACCTGGCATTCCTATGCGTGGTCCGCCCAACATGGCGAATTGGGGCGCACCGTCACGCCAGtcgcccgcctcggccggTCCGCACGACGGCCcgcacgacgaggccgagatgCTGCACGGTGCCCATGGCTATCCCCCCGCTCTGGGCGATGCACAGGCCCGCAATATGGCGCAGCCCATGTACGGCCGCGGAAACGAGGCGCACCGTCAAATGCTGATGGAGCAAGAGGCCGCtgcgcggggcgcgcggggcgcgccgcttccgaagcggcgacgcacgaGCCCGATGCCGTTTGGCGAGTCCAACGCAGACCTCTTGTCACGTttccgcggcgcgccccaAGGCGTGCGTGGTGGgcccggtgcgccgccaaaCGCACGGATGGGCCGCCGCGATGtcgacggtgcgcacgaccCTTCCGGCCTGTCGGAGCTGCTGCCCGGTGCGGAGGAgggcggtgcgccgtcggGTGACCTGGCCTCGTGGATTTTGGGGCCggacgagcagcagcgcaacgcGCACTTTGCGATGCCTGATGCTGCGGCGTACTACCGCCAGAACAGCATGGGCCAGCCACAAGGGATCCGCCTGGATATGcccggcctcgcgcagggcAACCAGGCGATGGATCCGAGCAAGGGCTTGACGCCGTTGCGTTCGCATGCGCCCAACTCTGACGACGAACCGCTCTATGTGAACGCGAAGCAGTACCAGCGCATCTTGAAACGCCGCgttgcgcgtgcgcgtaTGGAAGAAAAGCGCCGCCAGATGTGGCTCATTGCGCTCAAGCAGCGCGAAGGCCAAAAGAACGGCGGCAATGCGGACTTGTCGGAGGAGTGGGTCTCGGGCTTGCTGGcactcgacgaggaggccaAGAAGCCTTACTTGCACGAATCGCGTCATAAACACGCGATGCGACGTCCGCGCGGACCGGGTGGACGCTTCCTCACCACCGAGGAGATCCgcaagcgcgacgacgaagaggccgcgcgcaaggccCAGGAggaggccgccgccccgagcgccgacgcgcccgcggACGAAACGTCGTAG